GCGGCTTGAAGGCGGACTTGTAGGCCATCTTCGGCGACCCCTCGATCCAGTAGCCGAGGTAGACGAAGGGGAGGCCAAGCCGGGCCGCCTCTTCGATTGCCCAGAGGATCATGTAGTTGCCGAGGCCGCGTTTTTCTTCGCGCGGATCGAAGAAGGAATAGACCAGGCTCAGGCCGTCGGTCATGCGGTCGCAAAGCAGGCCCGCGACCATCCGGCCCTTTTCATCACGGAACTCCACCAGACAGGTGTCGACCGGCGAGGCGCCGACCATCTCCGCGAAGTCGCGTTCGTTCATGTTGGCCATTTCGCCGTCGCCGTGGCGGGCCTGCAGGTAGTGCTGGAAGAGATCAAATTGCTCCTGCGTCACTAGGGGCGCCCTCGGCACGCCGCGCAGGTCCTCGTTGCGCTTCCAGGTCCGGCGCTGGCCGCGTGAAAGAGAGAATTCCCGGACCGGCACGCGCGCTGGCACGCAGGCGTCGCAGCGGCGGCAGGCGGGCCGGTAGATGTAGCGCTGGCTGCGGCGGAAGCCGCCACGCGTGAGCTCGTCATGCCGGCGCTGGGCCTCCGGCCCGTCCAGCACCAGCAGCAGCTTTCGCTCCCAATAACCCTCCAGGTAGGGGCAGGGGACCTCGTTCAGAACCAGGATCGGCTGCAGGTCTCGGACCGGGGGAAGCGTGCCGTCCATCGCACTCTCCGCCCTATTCCGCCGCCAGGCCGGCAGAGGCGCGTTCTGCGAGGCGGCTGGCCCGCACCACGACGGTGCCGGCCAGATAGTCGTGCAGGCAGCGCCGGCGCTCGTTCATCAGGGCGACCACCAGCACGATCCAGGTGCTGGGCGCGACGGTCACCACGAAGAGCGCGGCGTGCAGGTAGCCTTGGAGCATCTCGGGCCGGTCGCCGGTCCAGCTGCGCACCTCCAGATCCAGGAGCGCCATGCCCGGCGAGGCGCCGTGCGCGCCGATGAAGTAGCCGTGATAGAGCACCGGCAGGAAGGCGACCGTCAGGATGGCCAAGAGGATGCTCAAGGGGCCAAGCGTGAAGAAAGAGGCCACGCTCACCAGCCCCGCGACCGCCCAGACCGCGACGATCAGGAAGAACATGATCATGGCGTCGATGAGCCAGGCGAAGACGCGCCGCGAGGGCACGCCATCATAAAGCTGCGGATCTTCCAGGGGGTCGGGGGCGGCCCCGCCCTCCCAGGCACGGCCCGAGGCGCGCTCCGGCAGACGCAGGCGCATTGGCAGGCCGCCTTTTTCGTTCTTCGTCATGGCTAATAAGATAAGCGCGCCCCGGCCCTAGGCCAAGGCTTGCTCCAAGTCGGCGATCAGGTCGTCCGCATCCTCGACACCCACGGAAAGGCGCACCAAGCCATCGTCGATCCCCAGTTCCGCCCGGCGCTCGGCGGGGATGGAGGCGTGGGTCATGATGCCCGGATGCTCGATCAGGCTTTCCACCCCGCCCAGGGATTCGGCCAGCGCGAAGAGTTCGACCCGCTCCAAGAAGCGCCTGGCGGCGGGCAGTCCACCGTCCAGGATTGCCGTTACCATGCCGCCATAGCCACCGGTCATCTGCCGCTCGGCGAGCGCCTTCTGCGGGTGGCTGTCGAGGCCGGGGTAGTAGACCTTGGCGACGTTCGGCTGCGCTGCCAGCCATTCAGCCACGCGCCCGGCGTTATGGCAGTGACGCTCCATGCGCAGCGCCAGGGTCTTCAGCCCGCGCAGCACCATGAAGGAGTCGAAGGGCCCCTGAACCGCGCCGACCGCGTTCTGCAGGTAGGCGAGGCGCTCGGCCAGATCGTCGCGCCCGCCGACCACCAGCAGCCCGCCGACCACGTCGGAATGGCCGCCCAGGTACTTGGTCGCGGAGTGCATCACCATGTCCACGCCAAAATCCAGCGGACGCTGCACGAAGGGCGAGGCGAAGGTATTGTCGGCGACGCTGATGAGGCCGTGCTTCTTGGCCAGCAGGGCGACCGCTTCCAGGTCCACCAGCTTCAAGAGCGGATTGGTCGGCGTTTCGATCCAGATCATCTTGGTTTCCGGACGGATAGCCGCTTCGACCGCGCTCAGATCGCTGAGGTCGACGAAGGAGAACTGAAGGCCGGCGGACTTCTTTCGGACGCCGTCGAACAGGCGGTAGGTGCCGCCGTAGAGATCGTCCATGGCGATGATGTGATCGCCGCTTTCCAGCAGGT
The nucleotide sequence above comes from Limibacillus sp.. Encoded proteins:
- a CDS encoding arginyltransferase; its protein translation is MDGTLPPVRDLQPILVLNEVPCPYLEGYWERKLLLVLDGPEAQRRHDELTRGGFRRSQRYIYRPACRRCDACVPARVPVREFSLSRGQRRTWKRNEDLRGVPRAPLVTQEQFDLFQHYLQARHGDGEMANMNERDFAEMVGASPVDTCLVEFRDEKGRMVAGLLCDRMTDGLSLVYSFFDPREEKRGLGNYMILWAIEEAARLGLPFVYLGYWIEGSPKMAYKSAFKPLEVLRKRSWQRL
- a CDS encoding RDD family protein, with product MTKNEKGGLPMRLRLPERASGRAWEGGAAPDPLEDPQLYDGVPSRRVFAWLIDAMIMFFLIVAVWAVAGLVSVASFFTLGPLSILLAILTVAFLPVLYHGYFIGAHGASPGMALLDLEVRSWTGDRPEMLQGYLHAALFVVTVAPSTWIVLVVALMNERRRCLHDYLAGTVVVRASRLAERASAGLAAE
- a CDS encoding cystathionine gamma-synthase, which encodes MSDSKTGRNRAAFQTRAIHAGQTPDPTTGAIMPPISLSSTYVQESPGVHKGYEYSRSHNPTRYAYERCIADLENGSRAFAFASGLAATATALDLLESGDHIIAMDDLYGGTYRLFDGVRKKSAGLQFSFVDLSDLSAVEAAIRPETKMIWIETPTNPLLKLVDLEAVALLAKKHGLISVADNTFASPFVQRPLDFGVDMVMHSATKYLGGHSDVVGGLLVVGGRDDLAERLAYLQNAVGAVQGPFDSFMVLRGLKTLALRMERHCHNAGRVAEWLAAQPNVAKVYYPGLDSHPQKALAERQMTGGYGGMVTAILDGGLPAARRFLERVELFALAESLGGVESLIEHPGIMTHASIPAERRAELGIDDGLVRLSVGVEDADDLIADLEQALA